The region AATCCACCCGCGAGGAGATAGAAACGATCGTCTGTGACCGACTTACGGACACGGACAACTACCGAGTCGCATGGATTGGCGAAGTCGATAACTATACCCAGACAGTGAATGTTCGGACGGGAACGGGCGTCGAAGGATATCTCGACGACATTACGATTTCCGTCGACCCGAACGACGAACGTAGCAATGGACCCACAAGCAGAGCCATCCTCGAACGTGAGGTACAGACCACGCAGGACATCTCCACCGACTCTAGTTACGAGTCTTGGCGGGATTTCGGACAGAAGTATGGATTTCGCTCCTCCGCGGCAGTTCCGATCGTCCACGAGGAGACGCTGTACGGTATACTTACCCTCTACTCCGACCAACCAGACGCATTCACGGGCAAGAAATGTGAGATAATCGGGCAACTCGGCGAAATCACGGGGCAAGCAATCGCCGCCGTCGAGCGCAAGCAGGCACTGATGAGTAACGAAGTCGTCGAACTCGAGTTCCAACTCACCAACGTCTTCGAGACCCTCGGAATCGACGAAACAACGGATGGTCGAATCACCCTCAACCAATCCGTTCCAGCCAGCGGTGGAATGCACCTCGTATACGGCACCGTAACGACCGACGCTCGCGATGCGCTCGGTGCGTTGATTACTCAGCTCCCTCAGTGGAATTCGATGACCGTAATCGACGAAGGGGAGGACGTTTCACGCTTCGAGCTCCGACTATCCGAGCCACCCGTGCTCTCGACGGTAGCCGCACAAGGCGGCTCTGTTGACACAGCCCGGATTGAGGATGGTGACTACCACATGCGGATTCACCTCGCACCGAGCGTCGAAGTACGGGAGATAATCGAGACCGTTCAAGCCGAATATCCGGGTATGGAATTGCTCGCTCAACGGCAGGTCACGCGTACTGGTGATCCGATAGCTCAATTAGACCAGTTCCTCGAAGAGGACCTCACCGACCAACAACGAACATCGCTCAACGCGGCCTACAACTCCGGATTCTTCGAATGGCCTCGCCCAACGACTGGGGAAGATATTGCCGACTCACTCGGTATCTCGTCGCCAACCTTCCACCAGCACCTTCGAACAGCAGAGCGAAAGGTGTTCGACGCCGTCATCGAGGGCTCGATAATGACCTCGTGAGAGCCGAAATTGTAGGCACCGAGTCGGTGAGTAGCCGAAACCTGCTCCCCCGAGGGAGGCGACCCGGGCAGAAACACTTCCGCTTATCGTTGTAAGCGGAAGTGGATGAGATTTTGGCTGAAATGCTGAAACCAGTAACGAGAGGGGCTGAAAGCACCGCATTCCAATATATAAATCACATGTAGCTATATAAAATTGCAATCAGTGGGAGTTGAGACTTCACCGGGTTTAGCGGGACTGAGATTTGTGGTTTCGGCCGAATTAGTGAACAAAAACTGCTTCAGACCGACGCTCGAACGACAATTATTGTCTCACTACCAACTATTCCGGGAGATCTCCAAGACTACTACCGGTGTTGCCACGCAGAACTTGGGCGCTTCCTCGAACTGAGTAGCCGGTAGCCGATTCCTGTCTTTTCTTCAGCAGCGTGAGCGTATTATCGGCCGTTACAATCGGAGCGTGTTCGTACTCACCGGTCAACTCGACTTGCACGAGTAAATCAACCGCTCGCCAGATCGAGTACAGCAAGCAGGCAAACGCGAAGTAGAAGAGTCACAGCACAAAATTCTCCGGCATCGTTGCGGCTATGAACCGTTTGATGCTCTTGTAGCCGCTCTCGATTCCCCACCGGTATTCATACTCACGCAACAACCTCGAATCCCCATTCGTAATGAACACCGAAAACTGCCGATGTCCGTGCAATCAGAATTAGCTCGGCGTCGGTACACAATTTTAGTCTGTCACGTACCGATCCTGGTCCCACTGGAGTAACCGCTTTGCTTGGACTTGCTCACTCGTCCGCATCCGCTTTGGCCCGACGTATTGAAGCCCACGTTTAGCGATTTCCTCAAAGATGTGCTGACTGTCGAACTCCCGATCTATCAGGGCATTATCGACGAGAACATGCTCTTGGACGAAATCCAAAAAATCACGGACGATCTCCAATTGGGAATCGCCATTCCGAACTGGTTGTGCATCTAAAACGGTCGATACTGCATTTCACCCGATGATAGGCATACTCACCGTCATCTGGCCCATTATCTATGGTCCGAGTAACTTCGCCTCCACTTTTTGAAGATGTTCATGCAACGTGGACGCTGATATGTCCAATTCATCAGCCAATCCGTCTGCAGAGATACGCCGGGGCGTCGAATAGTAGCCCTCCTGTCGTGCGAGTTGAAAAACCTCATGCTGTCGGCGAGTCAGTCGATGAAGTGGCAGTCCTCCCAATCCCGTCCCCCAAGCCGCCTCTGTGACACCCAGTACGTCGATTTCTGCACCTACAGACTCACAAATCTCGTCAATGATCGACTCTACCTCTTCCCGATTGTAGTTAGTGAGGAGTCGCCAATACTCCACACCGTTGTTACCGTCCACGGGTTCCGCGTGGACGAAGCCGCGAGAGAGGAACTCGTCGCTGATTTGTGTCGTTCCGTCGTGGTCGATGAGAAGTCCTTTCGTCGCGTTCCCCGGTGTTGAGGTTGCTTCAAGTCGATGCATCTGGTTCACTTCTGAAACGACGTACACCTGTGGATGAGCACGAATTTGTTCGATCCCCGATGAAATCTGTGC is a window of Haladaptatus paucihalophilus DX253 DNA encoding:
- a CDS encoding helix-turn-helix domain-containing protein; translated protein: MNASEHTDRALCVSLVVWHPDCWVIELTEELDIGLIGYGTRTRQDGRTTTLYTIYANTEAQISSGIEQIRAHPQVYVVSEVNQMHRLEATSTPGNATKGLLIDHDGTTQISDEFLSRGFVHAEPVDGNNGVEYWRLLTNYNREEVESIIDEICESVGAEIDVLGVTEAAWGTGLGGLPLHRLTRRQHEVFQLARQEGYYSTPRRISADGLADELDISASTLHEHLQKVEAKLLGP